The following is a genomic window from Miscanthus floridulus cultivar M001 chromosome 14, ASM1932011v1, whole genome shotgun sequence.
TTCATTAACATCATCCTGGTTACAGAAAATGAAAATAAGTGTAGCATAACATTGCTAACAAAGAACACACAGGTATGTAATTAAACTGCAATTCGGCACATAGAACACAGTCTCTGTGAATTATATGGTGGCAGGCCTACTAGCCATAAGGACGAGCCTTTTCAGCAAGCTCCGGTGAAACAACTTTTGGTGCTTCATCTCCTTTAGCCTTCTTCTGAAATTCAATTCCCTGGAACTGGACTCTTGAAGATCGATACTGACAACCAAAAGCATTTCCAAAGCCCCATCCTAGTCCAAGACCAACTCCACAGCCCCCACCTATTGTTAACAAGATGAATTTTAATAATCCATTAACAAGGAAATGTAAGTGGTGATAAGCTCAGAAGTAGTACCGATACCCAAGCCGAACATGTTAAGAGGCATTCCTGTGGTAGAAAAGCAAACGAAAAGCATGTCATTTCTTGATCATGAATGCACATTGTCATTGAATACTACTCCTTCCAATCACAAATAAGTGACATTTTGGGGTTATCTTAAATGAACCTTTCTAAACATTGGTTGCATATTACTCTCTATACCAAGTTCGGAAATTAAAATAACACAGAATTACAAATAGAGCTGTTCCCAAATATAGATTCATAAAAGTATACTTTAGTAAGATCATGTTGGTCAGGTGGATTGGTTTCAGATTACTTTGCAGCTGTTAAATAGCTCATTCATGAGCCATGGAAACTAAACCCCTACCCCTCCACAAGTGTCGGGAACCAATCCATATGCACAATGTTGGTTTGTAGTCGCTTTTGCAACTAGTTAGGAGTGAACAGATATTATGCAACTTGGGAAAAATCACAAGGGAAACAAGCCATCTTGAGGCTACTGACAACTTGGGGACTGAACTGCAACCGCATGCCTGTCCATAACTTGATAAGTCATTTCTACCTTATCTACCGCCAAAATAACGCCAAGTATAGCCAAGACTACAGGAAATCAACAACACAGAATCCAAAAAAAAGGATCCCGCCAGTTCAATTCGACAAGTTAAGATTTCTAATTCACGCCTACAACCTTCAGAAAAGTTCAGCACATTAATCGTCTCCCACCAAAAAAAAATAGCAATTAATCACGCGAAAACGAGCAGGCTCTCACCTCCGAACCCCCACCCGACACCGAACCCGCAGCCGACGCCAAACCCTGCACCGAATCAAACAGAAAGAGAAGAATTCAACAAACCAAATAAGTAGCGAGAATCAGAGCAACATCAAGATCTGATCTTGGCGCCTGAAACGATGGGGGCTTTGGTTCGCTCACCGATCCCAATCCCAGGGCCAGTGAATGTGCTGACCACCATGGCTCGCTCCCTCCCGCTCCTTCCCCCTGGGTAGACCGACGAGACAGAGAAGAAGCCAAGGAAAAGCGAACCCGACCCCCTGCGCTTCACTCCGGACTCCGGTGGTGCAGACGAGGTGACGTCAGCGACACATCGGCCGGGCCGTAGTGGGCTTACACATTGGCTGATGGGCTTTCCCGTCGCTTTGGGCTAGGCTCACCTTCCTGGCTGGACAGGATCTTCTGGGCCCATCGACTCCAGAGTCCAAACCGTTGTCTCCCACGTCGAAAAAGCGGATAAAGCTTTCAAACGCGCGCGCTTGCGGCGATCTCGACTGTCCAATCCGACGACTACTCCATCCGACGGCTAGAACGTCCCCGGCCGGCCTACTACCCGACGACCTCGCTCGCCCGCGGCTACCGCGGCGAAACCTTATCCCCCCAGAACCTCGCGGATAAACCCTAgctgcgccccccccccccccccccccccccccccccccccccggcggcgatgtcggcgacgacggcggcgatcCGTTCCGGGGAGCTCCTCGCGTGCCCCGTCGCGCTGCGGCGGGCGCCCGTGGTGGTGTCGGTGCggacgagggcgagggcgaggggcgCCGCCGTGGCGGTGCGGGCGGAGGCGACGGCCGAGGGGGTAGGGAAAGGGGGGAAGAAGGCGGCGGCAGGGAAGAAGAGGCCGGCGAGCGGGATCACCAAGCCGAAGCCCATCTCTCCGGAGCTGCGGGAGTTCGTCGGCGGCGCGCCGGAGCTGCCCCGGACCGAGGCCATCAAGCTTGTCTGGGCGCACATTAAGGGCAACAACCTCCAGGTTCGATCCCCGCCCCCTCGCTATCTATCCCTGTGCGTGTTTTCGTCTTCTAGCATGTGATGGAGAGCAGCAGCGTGACTGTGTGGTAGTGAGATTTAGTTGTGTTTTGGTTATCAATATTGTGGCTGCATTGTGTTTGCTTCTCTGATCTGATTGAGTCCGATCGGTAGCTGAATTAATCTGGGTCTGAGAATTCTGTTGCATGTTTTGGTTGTTTTGTTTTCCTCCCCTATTTTTGGTGGTACGAGGAACAAGTATAGTAATGTTGTTGGTTGGCAACTGCAATTGAGTGGAGGATATGTACGAATTTGTGAGGAAGGATATGCACATAGCATAAATATATGTGCCATTGCTGTAATTGCTAATCTGTATGTTTAGTTTAGTTTTGTTTAGATTATTTTCGTGGATGACTGGCAGTGTTCCACAAGGGGCTATTAGGCGCTCGCCTAGGCGCGCTTATGCGCTAGGCGGAGGGGCACCTCCTCGCCTAAGGGGGTAGGCTGAGGATAGCTGAGAGCAACGAATGGATAAGTTGGGAGGTGAGGCGAGGTTAGGGATCAGGCTTGCTGCTCGGACTTGCTTGGGCTGCTTTTATGGGCCTTTCTATATAACTCTTGGCCCATTGGTCTcctgtttcttcttttcttttatatTTTTAGAGGTAAATATGCATGGATATGAAACGCCTAGAAAACCCCTTGGAAACGCCTAGGCACGCCTAAGCTATAGTTGGGAGGGTCACCGCCTAGAGAACGCCTAGCGCCTTTTGTAACCTTGATGACAGGGCTGAGAAAGTTTATCTAGATTTTCTAAATGCTGTGTTTTGATGGCAGCATTTTTCATTTCCTGGTTGGCAATGCTTGTTCTTATCTGAATAGGATGAATTAGTGGCATCTGTGGTGGATACTGTATAGTTTGTGGGTCCACTGTTGTAATTACTACCTATTTCCCACAAAAGATGGAATTCTAGGTCCCGTCAAAGTCAACTATCTTAAGTTTTACTAAGTTATAGACTATTTTATCAGCATGTATGACTCCAAATAGATATAGATAAGAGTAtatttcatgatgaatctaatgatACATATTTAGTATGATAagtattattatctttttatataaatttggtcaaacatcaGATTGTATGACTTAGCAGTATTCTAAAATTGCATCCTTTCTGAGACAGAGTTGCATCCTTTCCGGAGCGGGGGTAGTACCAATTTCCAATTTACCATGCTTCTCACGATAGGCCACATTGTATTTTCTCTGATTTTAAGCCTATCCTGTCACTGATTCCATAGTACTTTATCTGCCTATGTGTTGTGCTCCTGTTTGTTTTAAGCACCAAGTCATCTGAAGTAGTGAACTTTGGCTTTCAATCCTTAATCACAGGTAGATCATTGATCTGTGCCCCTGTGTTTTGTTTAGGATCTGTTCACTTGCTGTAATTAATTAAACATGGTGGGGGCAGAGTGTGAAGTTATACACTGTATGTATGTGTGGATAACTTCAGTATGCACACATATTAGTATCAGACTTGACTAGTACTTCTCTCTCAACCATAAGCAGAGATAGTGACTAAGCCATAAGCACCCGTTCGCCCTGGTCCCTGGTCCCTGGTCCCTGTTGGGTGTAAAATGTTGAAGGGTGCCCCAGCAGAAAGCCAAATGTTATGGCACGCCTACAATCACTGATGACCCTGAAGCAATAGTTGTGTGGAccacaaacacaacatcttttgtTGACATGGCTAACCAGTAACTCACTTGAATTCTGTCTCTCAGTAATTTCTTCCCTGAAAATTTGTGTTCCATTGAGGATCTAAATTTGGGGCTCTGTGCTGCTTTCTTATATTCCAAGACAATACTTTGAGATACAATTTACTGCATCATGCCATAATGTGACTAATAAGATAATCGACTGTCTAGTTCTCGCTTGTGCACATGTTGCTTCTTATGATATATGACCCTCATATTTCAGTCATTCTTAGGTGCATCTTTTTTGTAGCACTCAGTGTAGCATTGTGGAATTTTGTGGCCAAACAATTGATTATTCTCTTTGTTTCTGCAACCAGGATCCAAATGACAAGAAGATAATAATCTGTGACGACAAACTGAGGAAGATATTTGGAGGGCGTGACCGTGTTGGGTTTCTTGAAATCTCTGGGCTGCTCAACCCCCACTTCCCGAAATGATAGGATTTTTTTTGTAGATCACTCCCTTTTGTACTAGCTGTGGCTGATGTATGA
Proteins encoded in this region:
- the LOC136504529 gene encoding protein TRIGALACTOSYLDIACYLGLYCEROL 5, chloroplastic-like, with the protein product MVVSTFTGPGIGIGFGVGCGFGVGWGFGGMPLNMFGLGIGGGCGVGLGLGWGFGNAFGCQYRSSRVQFQGIEFQKKAKGDEAPKVVSPELAEKARPYG
- the LOC136504528 gene encoding upstream activation factor subunit spp27-like, translating into MSATTAAIRSGELLACPVALRRAPVVVSVRTRARARGAAVAVRAEATAEGVGKGGKKAAAGKKRPASGITKPKPISPELREFVGGAPELPRTEAIKLVWAHIKGNNLQDPNDKKIIICDDKLRKIFGGRDRVGFLEISGLLNPHFPK